The DNA segment GCCGACGCTGTACCCGGTGGCCTGTTCGCCGCAGGCATGGGCGGCGGCAACCGTGTATTACCTGTTGCAGGCTTGCCTGGGCCTGTCCTTCGATCCGGACAATGACCAGATCCGCTTCCGCCACCCGCGCCTGCCGCCTTTCCTGGAAACGGTGGAAATCACCGGCTTGTCGGTCAAGGGCGGCAGTGTCGACTTGCGCCTGCAACGCTATCCCAATAACGTCGGCATCAATGTCGTGCGCAAGCAAGGCCATGCGGAGGTGGTGGTCGTGGCATAAATACGGGTGTCCTGGAAACGGATTCGGCAGGGGAATGCTTCTGCCAGTAAAATAACCGTTTCTTCGAGCATTCATCAAAGCCCTTATGCCCTATCTGACGATTGAAGACACCATCGGCAATACGCCGCTGGTGCAGTTGAACCGCGGCCTGGCGGAAGCCCCGCGCCGCCGCAACAACATCATTCTGGCCAAACTGGAAGGTAACAATCCGGCTGGTTCCGTCAAGGACCGGCCGGCGCTGTCCATGATCAAGCATGCCGAACAGCGCGGCCAGATCAAGCCGGGCGACACGCTGATCGAAGCTACCAGCGGCAATACCGGTATCGCCCTGGCAATGGCAGCAGCCATGCGCGGCTACAAGATGGTGCTGCTGATGCCGGAAAACCTCAGCGAAGAACGGCGCCAGAGCATGGCTGCCTATGGCGCCAAGATTATCCTGACGCCGCGCACCGGCGGCATGGAATATGCCCGCGACCTGGCAGAGCAGATGCAAAAGGAAGGCAAGGGCATCATCCTTGACCAGTTCGCCAATCCTGACAATCCGCTGGCGCATTACGAAGGTACCGGTCCGGAAATCTGGCGCGATACCGAAGGGCGGGTGACGCATTTCGTCAGCGCCATGGGCACCACCGGCACCATCATGGGCGTGTCGCGCTATCTCCGGGAACAGAGCCCGGCGATCCGCATCATCGGTGCGCAACCGGAAGAAGGCTCGCAAATCCCGGGTATCCGCAAATGGCCCGAGGCCTATCTGCCAAAGATCTATGACAAGGGGCTGGTCGACCAGCTTGAATATGTCAGCCAGGCCGCAGCCGAGAAAATGGCGCGGCGCATGGCTGTCGAGGAAGGTATTTTCTGCGGCATCTCGGCTGCGGGCGCCTGCGAAGTGGCGTTGCGCGTTTCCGAAACCGTGGAGAATGCCACGATCGTCTTCATCGTCTGCGATCGCGGCGACCGTTACCTGTCCACCGGCGTATTTCCCGCCTAGCGAACAAGTCGGGCAAGCTGGCCGACTGCTGGCTTATTCGCCAGCTTCGGCCAGTTCGTTGCCGTCTTTTGGCTTGAATTGCTTGTCGCTGATGCGGAACTTGTCGCGGCGGTCGCCCATCAACAAGCGCAATTCCTTGATGGAGAGGTCGCTGACTTCATGCATGCGGATCAGCAGCGAAGCGCCTACCGGCAGGCGGCGATGGCGGATCTTGCTGATCACGGGGGGCGCCACTTCCAGCGCGCGGGAGAGGGCAGCATCGTTTTTCAGGCGCAGCTTTTCGATCAGGGAATCGAGCAGGTGGTTCGGATCGTAGGCCGGCAGGTCAGCCAGGCGATTGCTGCCAGCGGAGGTATCGAGTTCGGTATTCATGGTGGCGTCACTTCCAAATTGCAGGTTAATGTAAAAGTTGTTTATTTTCTGTTTTCTGGAAATGACAATAGTGTAAGACTATTTTGTTAAAAATATTGCAATTTTTAACAAATGCCTGTGGCTATTCAGAACATTTCCAAACAGAATCTTGTTTGATGACAACATAGTGATTAAATCTATTTTTGCAATGGATTTATTGCAAATTAATTGCATTTCTACCTTCAATTCCCGGGCAAGCCATCGCCGTTTTCTGTACTGACCCCGGTTTTCCGTTATGCCGCCAACAGATTGCAATAGTTCAACACATTGTAGCGAGCGCTTTTATTGTCATTTTGAGGGGACGCAAGCGTGTAACAGACGAGGTTTTGTTTGCCTCATGAAGCATGCATCCCGGAAGGGCCGAGCCGGCTTGTGTACTGCCTTATTGATCTTTCTTGAGCGCGTTCCAGCCGGCGAGGCCCAGGCGTCGCATCGTTTCCATGTTCTTTTCAAAAATGTCGGCTGCGTCGGGAAACGCTGCGACCGCGGCATCGAGACTGGATTCGCGCAACAGGTGCAGGGTGGGGTAGGGTGAACGGTTGGTATAGTTTTCGATTGCATCGGCAGCAGCATCGGCGAACTGGTAGTCCGGGTGAAAACTGGCAATCTGCAGCTCGCCTTCCAGGCCAAGATCGGCAAGGATGTCATCGGCGCGGCCAAGGAATGCGTTGTAGTCGAAAAAATCGGCCAGTACTCCCGGGTGGATCAGCAGCGTAGTATCGATTTCATCCGCCGCGGCGGCTTGCAGCAGCTGGAGTTCGCGCGCCAGTTCCGCCGCCAGTTCATCGGTTGTCGTGGCTGCGCTGGCGACGTACCGGATCAATCCCTTGACTTGTACTGACTTGGCGAAGGGGCACAGGTTCAGGCCGATGACGGCCTTGTCTACCCAGGCGCGGGTTGCAGCAATGGCTTGTTCCGCGCTTGGCAGAGGGAGTGTGGACATGGCGTGTATTCCAGAATAAGGGCGATGCGGGATGGATGGTGCAGGGATTGTATCAAGCCTGTAGGCGATCCTGGCAGCATGCGTTATGCTTGCACGCCGCCGTGACAGCGCGGCAATTCGCCGCAGTTTTTGAACTTGATTGAAAGGGCAGGCATGGCGCTCAAGGCCACCATTTTTAAAGTCGACTTGCAGGTTGCAGACATGGATCGTCACTATTACGGCGACCATGCCCTGACGATTGCGCGTCATCCTTCGGAAACTGATGAGCGGATGATGGTGCGCGTGCTGGCGTTCGCCCGCCATGCCGATCCGGCGCTGGTCTTCGGCAAGGGCTTGAGCAGTGACGATGAACCCGACTTGTGGCAAAAGGATCTGACCGGCGCCATCGATTTATGGATCGAGGTTGGACTTCCCGATGAAAAGCGTCTGCTCAAGGCCAGCGGACGGGCAAATCAGGTCATCGTCTACAGCTACGGCAGTTCTGCTGCAATCTGGTGGAAGCAAATAGCCGGAAAAATCGAGAGGGCAAAAAATGTTGCCGTTTATCACGTGCCTATAGAGGCAAGCCTTGCTTTGGCCAAAATGACGCAGCGTACGATGCAGGTGCAATGTACGGTACAGGATGGGCAAATGTGGCTGACCGGCACGGAAGAGGCGGTTTTGGTCGATATAACGCACTGGAAGGACGCTCGACGTTAAATGCAGCATCCGTTTTTTCAGGTACGCTTTATTTTTGCTGCCGGGTGCGGTAATCCTGGAATGTTGTCGTGGATTGCCGGCGCTGAAAAAACGTCATGGAGGACGCGCTTTGCCAGACAAGTTGCGGCGCCAGAGAATCCGGCAGATCATGAAGGCCAAGCATATCCTGCCTGTCGTTATGCTGGTCTTGGCCCTGTTGATCACGTTCCTGTTGGTACGCGATGCACGCCGGGTATCTGAAAAGTATCTGCAGGATGAATTCGCTTTCCGTGTACAGGAGATAAACGAAGCGATTTACCGACGCATGCAACTGTATGAACAGGTGCTGCGGGGCACGCAGGGATTGTTTGCGGCATCCGGGGCAGTCTCCCGCGAAGAATTTCGCAGCTATATCGATACTTTGGATTTGCAAAGAAATTATCCCGGCATTGAAGGCATCGGATTTTCGCTGGTCGTCTCACCGGCAGCCAAGCCAGGTCATATTCAGGAAATGCGCAGGAGCGGTTTTCCGCAATACGTCATCAAGCCTGCGGGCGAGCGCGACCTGTATACATCGATCCTCTATCTGGAACCCTTTTCCGGCCGTAATTTGCATGCGTTCGGTTTCGATATGTATTCGGAGGCGCGCCGCCGCGAAGCAATGGAAAAATCCCGGGACAGCAACCAGGCCGTCATGTCGAAAAAGACCCGGCTGGTCCAGGAAGTCGAGGTCAATGTCCAGGTGGGATTCCTGATGTATCTGCCGGTGTATCGCTCGGGCTCGCCCCATGAAACAGTGGAGCAGCGACGCGAGAACCTGATTGGCTGGGTGTATGCGCCGTTTCGCATGAACGATCTCATGCGCGGCATGGAAGGGGTGCGCACCGGCGAACTGGATGTCGAAATTTATGATGGCGGCAAGCTGGACGATGCCGGGTTGATGTATGACTCGAACCAGGTGGTCAGCGCCATCCGGCATCCGGGCAGGTTCACGCAGGTGGAGCCATTGCAATTTGCCAGCCACCAATGGCTGGTCGCAATCACCTCCCTGGCGCTATATGAACGGCAGGCAGATGATGGCAGGGCGGGACTGCTGCTGCGCGGCGGCATCAGCATCAGCCTGCTGCTGTCCATGCTGGCCTGGGTTTTTTTGGACGACAAGGCGCGGGCCTTGCAAGCCGCCGATCAGGCGATGCAACTGGCCCTTTACGATGCCCTGACCGGTCTGCCCAATCGCAAGCTGCTGTCGGAGCGCCTGGCACTGGCGCTGTCGAAGGCCAAGCGCGATCACGGCAAGGTTGCGCTGTTGTTCATTGACCTGGACAAGTTCAAGCCGGTCAATGACGAGTACGGCCATGCGATCGGCGATTTGCTGCTGAAGGACGTGGGCAGGCGCCTGCAGCATTGCATGCGCGAGTCCGACACGGTGGGGCGCATCGGCGGCGACGAATTTGTCGCCATGCTGGGGACGGTCGAGGGCAGGGAGGGTGCCTGCAAGGCTGCCGATAAAATCCTGCGTGAATTGACCCGCCCGTTCGAGGTCGTCGGACATCGGCTGGAAATCGGCGGCAGCATCGGCGTTGCCCTGTATCCGGAACATGGCGAGGAGCCGAACGCCTTGCTGAAAAGTGCTGACATGGCCATGTATGAAGCCAAGAACAGCGGACGCGGTACGGTGCGGTTTGCTTCCTGACAAGGCTTTTCCTGCCTGATCCGGCGGGCGCTTGCGCCCCGGCCACTTCTGGCCTACTATCAGTCTTTTGAAGGCCCGATCATCCGCTGCGTGCGGATTTTTTATTTTTGGAAATGTGATGGAAATAATCATGGAAAAATCCTTGCCGCCAATCACCGTCTCCAGCCTGGATCTGGAGCGCATCGAGGAATTGCTGGAAATGGCGTCGTTCAGGAGGCTGCCCGGCATCGATGCGCTCCAGGGCGAACTGGATCGCGCCGCGGTGGTGGACCCGGAAGAAGTGCCGCCGGATCTGGTGACCATGAATTCGACCGTGGTGGTGCTTGACGAAGACTTGAACAGTCAAAGCGAATTGACCCTGGTGTACCCGAATTCGGCGCAGCAAGCCAATCCGGTATCGGTGCTGGCGCCGGTCGGCAGCGCCTTGCTTGGCTTGTCGGTCGGCCAGTCGATTGCGTGGCCAGTGCCCAGCGGGCGCGAATTGCACCTGCGCGTCCTGAGTGTCAAGAACCAGCCTGAGGCCAGCGGCCTGTACTACCGCTGATCGCTCCTCGCCGCACCCCATGCGTGGTGCGAAAAAAACCCGCAGGCCGTTTCCGGCTGCGGGTTTTTGTTTGCCTGTGACGGCCGGGTCGTTACACCACGCCCTGGTCGATCATGGCATCGGCGACCTTGCGGAAGCCGGCGATGTTCGCACCCAGGACCAGGTTGCCAGGCTGGCCGAATTCCCTGGCGGTTTCGCTGGCGCTCAGGAAAATGTTTTTCATGATCCGGTGCAGCCGGCTATCGACTTCTTCAAAGGTCCATTGCTGCATGCTGGCGTTTTGTGCCATTTCCAGCTGGCTGGTTGCCACGCCGCCGGCGTTGGCAGCCTTGCCCGGGCCATAGAGAATGCCGGCAGCCAGGAACTTGTCGACAGCGCCCTGGGTGGACGGCATGTTGGCGCCTTCCGAAATGAGGGTGCAGCCATTCTTCAGCAGGGTGGCGGCGTCTTCCTCGTTGAGTTCGTTTTGCGTCGCGCTCGGGAAGGCTGCATCACAGGGGACTGACCATACCGCATTGCGCCCGGCCGGGTAATCGGCCACCGGGGTGTACTTGGCGTCGGCATGGTACTTGACGTATTCGGCCAGCGATGCGCCCTGGACTTCCTTGAGCTGCTTCAGGGTTTCCAGGTTGATGCCGGCGGCGTGGTGGATCATGCCGCGCGAATCACTGACGGTGACCGGCCTGGCGCCGACTTCCTGCAGCTTTTCCACGGTATAGATGGCGACGTTGCCGGAGCCCGATACCGTGCAGATTTTGCCTTCGAGCGACTGGCTGCGCTCGGCCAGCATGTTTTGTGCAAAATACACCGAGCCGTAGCCGGTGGCTTCCTTGCGCGCCAGCGAACCGCCCCAGGCGACCTTTTTGCCGGTGAAGACGCCTTCGTAGCGGCCGGTCAGGCGCTTGTACTGGCCGAACATATAGCCGATTTCGCGCGCGCCCACGCCGATGTCGCCGGCTGGCACATCGATGGTCGGGCCAAGGTAGCGGTACAGCTCGTTCATGAAGGACTGGCAGAAGCGCATGATTTCATTGTCCGACTTGCCCTTGGGGTCAAAGTCGCTGCCGCCCTTGCCGCCGCCGATGGCCAGGCCGGTCAGCGAATTCTTGAAGATCTGCTCGAAGCCGAGGAACTTGATGATACCGCCGTAGACGCTCGGGTGAAAGCGTATGCCGCCTTTGTAGGGGCCAAGGGCGGAGTTGAATTCGATGCGGTAGCCCTTGTTGACCTGGACCTCGCCCTTGTCGTCAACCCATGCCACGCGAAAGAGGATCTGGCGCTCCGGTTCGACGATGCGGTCGATGATGTTGTGCTTCCTGTATTTCGCATCCTTGTCGAGCAGGGGGCGCAAGGACATCAGGACTTCTTCGACCGCCTGGTAGTACTCAAGCTGGCCGGGGCCGCTGCGCTTCAATTTTTCGATGGTCTGGGCGACGTAAGGCAAGGTAATTCTCCTGAAACGAAAAGGGGCAAATGCCGGCTTCCCAATGCGGCCGGGCCGGCAATCATGGTTCTGAAGGTGTGTTTAGACTGGAATTTCACTGCATGAAATGCGCATGAGCGAAAAAATCAAGGCTGAATTCTACGCCAACTTAGTGCATGTCTGCATTGTTTTGGTGAATTGACAATAATTCGCACCAAAATGGCGATCTATTCGGGCGGTTGCGAGGATTTGTTGCCTTTTTGTGGTGCATTTTCGTCAGGCAGGTCGCGATTGCGGTAGAGCGAGGCCTGCATGAGCAGGATGGTCGAAATGGGCGAGGTCGTGATCATCAACAGGGCGATCAGTATCTCCTGCAACGCCAGGCGTTCGCCGTGGGCCGCGGCCGCCAGCAGGGAAGCCGCCAGCACGCATCCCAGTCCAAGAGAGTTGCCCAGTGTCGGCGCATGCATGCGCGAGTGGAAGTCAGGCAGCCGCAGCAAGCCGCTTGATCCGGTCAGGGCCAGCGCGCTGCCGGTCACCAGCAGCAGCGCAATCGGCAGCGCGGCCCAGAGTGGCAGTTCGGCGCCGCTCATGGCTCGATCACCTCGCCGCGCAGGAGAAATTTCGCCAGCGCCGTGGTGCCGACGAAGCCGAACAGGGCAATCAGCAGGGCGATGTCGAAATAGACGCGCGTGCCGAGCCGGATGCCGAGGGTGAGCATCACCAGCATCGCATTGACGTAAAGGGTGTCGAGCGCGAGCACGCGGTCTTGCGCCGCGGGGCCGCGCAACAGCCGCACGGCGGCGCAGCACATGGCCAGCGCAAAGCCGGTCAGGGCGATCGAGCTTGCCCAGTAGAGCAACAGTTGGCTCATTCGAATATCTCCATCAGGGGGCGTTCGTAATGCAGCTTGATCGTATCGATCCAGGTCTGCTCGTCCTGCAAGTCCAGCACATGCAGGGTCAGCGTAGCGCCGTCCGGCGAAAGTCCCGCCCATACTGTGCCCGGCGTGGCGGTGACAATGCATGCCAGCGCCGCCAGTCCGTGCGGGTCGCGCAGGTCGAGCGGAATATCCATGAAGCCGGCGCTGGATCTGCTGCGCCTGTTGCCGAGGATGATGCGGGCGACCGCCAGGTTGGAGCGCCCGATGTCCTTGATGACGGTCCATAGCAGCCGGGCGATTGCCAGGGGCTGGCGCACCTGCGCGCGCATCGGCCGCATCGATGCGGTAAGCAGGGGTATGCCGATGGCCAGCATGAGTCCCAGCAGGGCGTGTCCCGGGGAAACGCTGTCATTCAGCAGCAGCCACAGGGCAAGCAGAAAGGCTGCCAGGCGTATTTCGGCAGGAAATTTCATGGTTGTCCTCCGGAGGCCGCTGTGCCGTTTGCCGATGCCGGCAATACTGCGCTGATGTAAGCCTGCGGCAAATAGAGCGACTCGCCGGTGGCCTGCAGGTAGCGTACGGCAGGTTCGGCCATCAGCGACAATACGCCTGCCAGCAATATCAGTGCTGCCACAGGCCCGGCTTCGATCAGGCGCAGGCGCGGCTTGCTGCGCTCGCCGGTCCCCCAGAACAGGCGGCTGCCCATCCGCGACAGCGCGATGATGCCCGCCAGTCCCGATGCCAGCACCGCCGCCAGCAGCACCCAGGCCTGCTGTTGTTGCGGGCTAGCCGGCGCCGCGTCGAGCGCTGCAGACAGCATCCAGAATTTGGCGACGAATCCCGACAGCGGCGGCATGCCCGTGACCAGCAATGCGCAGGAAGCGAAGCTGAAGCCCAGAAAGGCCATCGCTGCGGGTATGGCGATGCCGACGACGTCATCGGGACGGTCCGAATATACCGGGTCGTCGATACCGAACGATTCCATTGTGATGGCCAGCATGTTGGCGCCGTACGACTGGCTGCGTTCGATCATCTCGCACAGCATGAAGAAAGCGCCAGTGGCAAGCACCGAGCTGACCAGGTAGAACAGTGTCGATCCCGCCATCGCAGGCCCGCCGATGCCGAAGCCCGCCAGCAGGGTGCCGGCGGAAACGATGACGCAATAGGCCGTGAGGCGTTGCGGCTTTTGTTCGGTCAGCATGGCCGCCGAGCCAAACAGCAGTGTTACCATGCCGATCCAGAACAGCCAGTCGCCATTGAATGGTGCCGGCCCGCCATCGGCTGAAAACAGCGTCGTCAGCCGCAGCAGGGAATACACGCCGACCTTGGTCATGATCGAAAAAATCGCGGCCACCGGCGCGGCTGCCGAGCCGTAGGCATTGGCAAGCCAGAAGTTCAGCGGCCAGACGCCGGCCTTGAGGAGAAAGGCCGTGCCGAGAATGGCGCAGCCGGCATCCAGCAGGGTGCGTTCGTCACGGGCGAGAGCGGGCAGCCGCACCGCCAGGTCCGCCATGTTGAGCGTGCCGGCGGCGCCGTAGATCAGCGCCACGCCGACCAGAAAAACCAGCGAGCCGGCCAGGTTGACGGCGATGTAGTGCATGCCTGCACGCACCCGCAGGATGCCGGAGCCGTGCAGCACAAGGCCGTAGGAGGCGGCCAGCAAAACCTCGAAAAATACGAACAGGTTGAACAGGTCGCCCGTCAGGAAGGCGCCATTGAGCCCCATGACCAGGAACTGGAACAGGGGATGGAAATGCGCGCCCATGCGCTCCCAGCGCGCCAGGGAATACACCACGGATGCCAGCGCCAGCAGGGAACTCACGGTCAGCATGACTGCGGCCAGGCGGTCGGCGACCAGCACGATGCCGAATGGCGCGCGCCATGCGCCCAGCGAGTAGACGGCAATGCCGTCGGGCCACCAGGCCGGCATGCCGCCATTCGCCATCGCCAAAAGGGCAATGGCGATGCCGACCTGCAGCGACGTCGCCGACAAGGCCAGTGCCACGCGTGTGCGGCGCCAGTTGTCACGCAACAGCAGCATGGCTGCGCCTGCCAGTAGGGGCAGCAGGATCGGCAGGATCGGCAGTTGCAGGATCAGGTCGCTCACTGGTCCGGTTCCTCGCCGTCGACATGGTCGGTGCCGGTCAGGCCGCGCGCGCCCAGGAGCACCACCAGGAACAGTGCGGTGGTGGCGAAGCTGATCACGATGGCGGTCAGTACCAGCGCCTGCGGCACCGGGTCGGCATAACGCGCCGGGTCCGATGGGTGCGCGGGATCGATGATCGGCGCGCCGCCCACCGTCAGGCGTCCCATCGCAAAAATGAACAGATTGACGGCATATGACAGCAGCGACAGGCCCATGATCAACTGGAAAGTGCGCGGTCGCAATACCAGCCACACGCCCGAGCCTGCGAGGACGCCGACGGCCAGTGCATAGATGATTTCCATCATTCCTCCTTTGTTGTGGCGGCGGGCGGCAGGTTGGCGAAGGGCTGCAGGGTCATGCCTGCCAGCCTGGCCGCCGCCGGCAGGCGCTGGCGCCGGCGCAGCGACTGGTGCGCCAGCGCCACGAGAATCAGGGCGGCGGCGCCGATCACGAGGAGGTAGACGCCGAGGTCGAACAACAGCACGGTAGACAGGTGCAGCTCGCCGATCAAGGGAATTTGCGGGTGCCAGGCCATGGATGCCAGGAAGGGTCGGGTCGCCAGCCATGCCGACAGGCCGGCAGCGACGGCGCACAGCAAGCCCCAGCCAATCCAGTACTGCGGCCGCAGGCGCGCGCGCGATTCCGCCCAGAGCGTGCCGCTGCCAAGGTATTGCAGGATCATGGCGGTCGCCATGACCAGGCCGCCGACGAAACCGCCGCCCGGAGAATCATGGCCGCGCAACAGATAAAACAGCGAAATCATGCCCGCCACCGGCAGCAACAGTCGCATCAGCAGCGCCGGCAGCATCATGACGCCGTCTGGCAATGCCGCGCGCGGATCGGTGGGCGCAGGGCGCTCGCCTTCGCGCTGCTGGCGCGGCAAGGCAATGCTTTCTTCGGCCGGCCGGAAACGCCGCAGCAACGCGTATACCGTCAGGGCAACGATGCCCAGCACGGTGATTTCTCCCATCGTGTCAAAGCCGCGAAAATCGACCAGGATCACGTTGATGACATTGGCGCCGCCGCCCAGCGGCACCGAATTTTCGACGAAGAAAGAGGCAATGCCATGGCCAGGTTGCTGCCGCAGCACCGCATAGGTGAGGAGCGCAAGCCCCAGTCCCGCGGCGCAGGCCGTCAACAGGTCGCGCAGACGGCGCGCGCGGGTGCGCAGGTCGATTTCGTCTGATTGCCCATCGTCGGCTTGCTTGCGCCGCGGTAGCCAGCGTAGACCGAGCAAAAGCAATACCACCGTCACGACTTCGACCGCCAGTTGCGTCAATGCCAGGTCGGGGGCGGAAAACCACGCAAAGGTGAGGCTGGTGGCGAGGCCGGCGCCACCGACCATGATCAGTGCGGCAAGGCGGTGGTATTTCGCCTGGGTGGCGGCGCCGACGGCGCAGGCGGCCCCGATCAGCCAGACCAGCGCGAAAGCCGGATCGATGCCTGTCAGCCTCAGATTGGCTGCTGGCAAGCCATCCTGGCGCAACGCAAACAGGGCCGAGCCGCCTGTCGCCAGCAGCAGCAACAGCAATTGCACCTGGAGTCGCACGGTGGACAGGGTCCTGGTCAGTCCGCCGGCGAAGCTGGTACACCGGTCGAGCAGGGATTCGAAGATGCGCTTGCCATCCAGTTGATAGCCCGGTACGACGGCAGCGGCCAGGCGCCGCAGGCGCAGCCGCAAGCCCAGGTAAAGCGCAATGCCGCCCGCCATGGCCAGCAGGCTCATGGCCAGGGGCAGGTTGAACCCATGCCAGACTGCCAGGCTATGGGGCGGCATGTCCGGGCCCAGGACCGAGGCCGCAGCGGTATCCAGGAAAGGGCCGATGGTTTGTGCGGGGAAAATGCCGACGACCAGGCAGGTCAGCACCAGCAGTGCGCTGGGCAGCAGCATCCAGCGTGGCGCCTCGTGCGGAACGCGCGGCAAATCCTGTGCCGGTGGTCCGAAAAAAACTTGCAGGATGAAGCGCAGCGAATACGCGACGCTGAACATCGAGGCGATGACGGCGATGACCGGCAAGCCGATGCGCGCAGCCATGTTGCCGCTGACGAAGACCGTTTCGGTAAAAAACATTTCTTTCGAAATGAACCCGTTCAGCAGGGGCACGCCCGCCATGGCCGCAGCGGCTACCACGGCCAGAAGCGCCGTGATGGGCATGACGTCGCGCAGGCCGGATAGCCGTGTCAGGTTGCGCGTGCCGGTCTCATGGTCGACGATGCCCGCTGCCATGAAAAGCGATGCCTTGAATGTGGCATGGTTGGCGATATGGAAAATGGCCGCCAGCAGGGCCAGCGGGCTGTTCAAGCCCAGCAGCAGGGTGATCAGACCCAGGTGGCTGATCGTCGAGTACGCCAGCACGCCTTTCATGTCTTTCTGGAACATCGCCGCGTAGGCGCCCAGCACCAGCGAGCACAGGCCGGCGCCGCCGATCAGCCAGAACCAGGCTTCGGTGCCGGACAATACCGGCCAAAGCCGCACC comes from the Janthinobacterium sp. 17J80-10 genome and includes:
- a CDS encoding monovalent cation/H+ antiporter subunit A; protein product: MSLAWILLLPLIGCLLAGAMPRHSRNAEAWLAGAVALGCCTVIGSLYPAIADGGVLRATFNWAPALGLEFTLRMDGYAWLFAMLVSAMGALVVLYARYYMSPQDPVPRFFSFLLAFMGAMLGVVLSGNLIQLVLFWELTSLASFLLIGYWHHRVDARRGARMALTVTAGGGLCLLAGVLLIGRIVGSYDLDTVLASGDLLRDHPWYMAVLLLVGLGALTKSAQVPFHFWLPHAMAAPTPVSAYLHSATMVKTGVFLLVRLWPVLSGTEAWFWLIGGAGLCSLVLGAYAAMFQKDMKGVLAYSTISHLGLITLLLGLNSPLALLAAIFHIANHATFKASLFMAAGIVDHETGTRNLTRLSGLRDVMPITALLAVVAAAAMAGVPLLNGFISKEMFFTETVFVSGNMAARIGLPVIAVIASMFSVAYSLRFILQVFFGPPAQDLPRVPHEAPRWMLLPSALLVLTCLVVGIFPAQTIGPFLDTAAASVLGPDMPPHSLAVWHGFNLPLAMSLLAMAGGIALYLGLRLRLRRLAAAVVPGYQLDGKRIFESLLDRCTSFAGGLTRTLSTVRLQVQLLLLLLATGGSALFALRQDGLPAANLRLTGIDPAFALVWLIGAACAVGAATQAKYHRLAALIMVGGAGLATSLTFAWFSAPDLALTQLAVEVVTVVLLLLGLRWLPRRKQADDGQSDEIDLRTRARRLRDLLTACAAGLGLALLTYAVLRQQPGHGIASFFVENSVPLGGGANVINVILVDFRGFDTMGEITVLGIVALTVYALLRRFRPAEESIALPRQQREGERPAPTDPRAALPDGVMMLPALLMRLLLPVAGMISLFYLLRGHDSPGGGFVGGLVMATAMILQYLGSGTLWAESRARLRPQYWIGWGLLCAVAAGLSAWLATRPFLASMAWHPQIPLIGELHLSTVLLFDLGVYLLVIGAAALILVALAHQSLRRRQRLPAAARLAGMTLQPFANLPPAATTKEE